A region from the Brassica napus cultivar Da-Ae chromosome C8, Da-Ae, whole genome shotgun sequence genome encodes:
- the LOC106403665 gene encoding uncharacterized protein LOC106403665, whose protein sequence is MSFEDAYYKYILGNFFIESRETDKDIEMLFNKVRRKPKRTLKKEQDPGKFLIPCCIHDHTLPNALCDTGFAVRIMAIDTADLLGLKKEPSQDSFTFKDNSKANSVGMIKNVKVEIGDCSIPVDFHVVKRKSGQISSLLFGRAFMATVRAVCDLKKNRMCLTNVDETVFYDPVEKKKGEKFISCIEMFEDPGPTSDFNREPAMPESASVDIRVAASVHFQSSESIDNKPSESDDSQSSESIDTKLSASVDTLRVSEQPETEKSKSGVRNKNRKKKKKRNADADSLSVITLQCQEGSLEYRVRCRGGSESFTKVRVVCDSELRDKGEASARAFINCIIRMRKRDTETCSGASSHAHQD, encoded by the coding sequence AGAGCAGAGAGACGGATAAGGACATTGAGATGTTATTCAACAAGGTCCGGCGTAAGCCTAAGAGGACTCTGAAGAAGGAACAAGATCCTGGAAAGTTCTTGATTCCATGCTGTATACATGATCACACCTTGCCAAACGCCCTCTGCGATACTGGATTTGCAGTAAGGATCATGGCTATAGACACTGCTGATTTATTAGGATTGAAGAAGGAGCCTTCTCAGGATAGTTTCACTTTCAAGGATAACTCCAAGGCAAACTCAGTAGGCATGATCAAGAATGTCAAGGTAGAGATAGGAGACTGCAGTATCCCTGTGGATTTTCACGTCGTGAAGAGAAAATCTGGCCAGatatcttctcttctttttggaAGAGCATTCATGGCTACAGTGAGAGCAGTTTGTGATCTTAAGAAGAATAGGATGTGCTTGACTAATGTTGATGAAACTGTCTTCTATGATCccgtggagaagaagaaaggtgagAAGTTTATTTCATGCATAGAGATGTTTGAAGATCCAGGACCTACATCTGATTTCAATCGCGAGCCCGCAATGCCAGAATCAGCGTCGGTCGATATTAGAGTTGCAGCATCGGTCCACTTCCAGtcctcagaatcgatcgacaataAGCCTTCAGAATCGGACGACTCTCAgtcttcagaatcgatcgacacgaAGCTTTCAGCATCAGTCGATACCCTCCGAGTTTCAGAACAGCCCGAGACTGAAAAGTCTAAATCTGGGGTAAGGAACAAgaatagaaagaagaaaaagaaaaggaatgcAGATGCAGATTCCCTATCAGTAATTACTTTGCAATGTCAAGAGGGTAGTCTTGAGTATAGAGTGCGCTGCAGAGGAGGTTCTGAATCCTTTACCAAGGTCAGAGTTGTATGTGATTCAGAACTGAGAGACAAAGGGGAAGCTTCTGCAAGAGCTTTTATCAACTGCATCATTAGGATGAGAAAAAGAGACACTGAGACTTGTTCTGGAGCAAGTTCACATGCTCATCAAGactaa